Genomic window (Drosophila sulfurigaster albostrigata strain 15112-1811.04 chromosome 2R, ASM2355843v2, whole genome shotgun sequence):
CATTCTCGTAGGGTCGAAAGACGCTGATGGGACGCAACGTTTGCAACTCTGCCACAATGAGGCAACCCCAAGTGGTGCCAATGTAGAGCTCAGTGTTGTGTGCGGCCAATGCGGAGATTTGACATTTAATTAGATTCACATGCTCGTCAATTGCAATGCTCTGCAGTGACTCGGAGCAGGGCAGCAGCTTCGAGCAGTCCAATTTGTTCTCAATGCGCTTCGAAGCAGCTCCCCATTGATAGACCATGCAACCCGGATACAGACAGCTGAAGACATGACTGTCGTTGCTACACAAGCGTGACACTTTGACATCTTCGATGAGATTGGGCTCCTCGCTGTGGCACAATGCCTGATGGCCGCACACACCCGCCTCATTCACTGGAAATACGTTGATTTTGCCCGCAATCTCCCCGCACCAAAGCTCATAGACGCTGCCAAAGCAAGAGTGAAAAGTCAATTAGAGAGAGTTAAAGAAGCAATGCACATGCTAATCTCACCCATCAATGAGCACCGAGCAGGAGGCGTGCAGCACAAAGCCGGAACAAATCTCGGTGAGCACAAAAGAGCCTTCAGCAAAGGCGCAATTGCTGGGCATGCGACTGGCATCCACGAGAAACACTCGACCATTGTGCAATCCAACAGCAACGCGTGCAATTCCCTCCATATAAACGAGACTTATCACCGCCGACTTGATGGCCGGATCGAGCATATAGGAAAACAAATGGGCATAGCTTGTGGTGCTGTACGCATGCAGATTGCCGGACACATCACCCATCCAAATGGCCTCGCCCACCAGACAACAGCAAAGCATATTCACTTTGGGAATACGCTGAGCGGAGCGTGCACGCGACGTTGCCGAATTCTCTGGTGTTTTGGGCGCCGCCACTTGAGGCTGAGGTGCACAGCTAATGCTGCTGCACTGCAGCAAACTGCCTGTTGGCGACACATCAAGTATATCGATGCGAGAGCCGAACGCAGGCAACCACAACTCTAGGCCAGAGCGATCCTCCTCCAAGCCGGCGGTCAGCAGTTGAAAGGCGCCGCAAACAATCTTGTCGCTGTGTGGCAAGGCGACCACATCGAGCAGATGAATGCACTCAGGAGCACTGGGAATACATATAgaatgtttatataataataataatatgatttttaCTACACAAACTATATCGGTCGTATGGTTAAGGATATATGTAAAGTAATCACAATTATGATTAATATTAtcgtataataataaatgcgaGTAATagttatattttcaatgcaacaAAAGCGAATAACCAAATAGTGTATGAAAACTGGGTTTTAGTTTGAAAAATTAGTGAATCATTGAAGTTCATTTACATTGCAAATCAGCAATCGATATTCAAACATGCTCCTACCTGAGTATTGATACTATTTGACTAGCAGAGGGTCGCCGTCGTGGCTGCTCGTGCCAACAGAGCACCATGAGATCGAGACAACAGGTAGGAAACTGTGTCTCACGTTGTGTCAACGCTGGACGACTGCCCTCCAATATGCATTCCTTGATGGACTCGTGTCCCTCAAATGGTTGACGTAGACTAATATTTTCATAGATAAACATGCCAAACGAGAAGCAATCCACCTAAAGTTATACACACAAATTAGTAAAACTCTCTAGCTGCAATAACAATTGCTTAGCTACCTTTTCGGTGTATTCCTCCTCCCCATTAAAGCGTATAATTTCGGGCGCCATGAAGCCCTCGGTGCCACCAAAGCCCTTGGCACTGAGACCAGCCGCCGTCTGACGACTAATGCCATAGTCGGCGATCTTAATATGCACCTGATTCCTGGGACTATCCTCGCTGTGCGGTTGCGGCAGCTCCCACACAAGCACATTTTCCGACTTCAGATCGCGATAGATGATGCGACGACGATGCAGATACTCTATGGCGCGCGCTGCCTGCACCACAAGCATCTGGAACGTATGTGGACCCATATGAGCGCCGCTGCGTCTATACTGCCTTAGTAGAGCATCCAGACCGCCCAGCGGCGCCAATTCCAGCACCAAAGCAAGCGGTTTAATGCAAATACCCACGAGCGGCACAATATTGGGATGCTTGAGGGTCAACAGCACGGCTAGCTCCTGGCGAGCGGTGCAGTAAGCCTTGCAGGAGTGCTGCAAAGGATCTCGATCCCATTTACCCAGCGCCACCTTATAGGCCATCAAAGCGCTctaaaaagaaattacaaatgAGTAACTATAAagtgaattatttgaattgtgAACTCACCTCCTTGGCACGCGCACCTGGCGGCACCGGTTGCAGCATCTTCATGGCCACCGATCGAAAGGCGCGGGCGCCACGCAACTTGCAACTAGCTTTGAACACAAAACCAAAGGCACCGCGTCCCAGCAGTGAACCTTTGATGATGCACTCAGTGGCAATTGTGTGCTTGTCGGGAATATCAGCAAAGATCACATCTGGCGCCAGCTGCGCCATCGATTGCTCCAGATGCACGGGACAACTGAGTTTGCTCTGATTGTATACCGATAAAATGCACTCTTCGACCATCCAAGCATAGCAGACATTCGAGTTGTCTGGCAGATGATGTGAGGCATAAGCCGGATGACCATCAATGGAAGTGTTGCGCGACGAAAACGCTGAATCGGGACCAACGCCTGAGTCAGCATCGGAGCCAGCGCCCAAGGAATCCGCAGAGTGTCGTTCTCTGCTCGCCGTGGCATTCAGATAAGCGGAGAAAACATTCAAAGCGCCATCGTCACCTGGATCGCCAACGCCATGCAGAAAGTATGGGCCACGTTTGCTGCTGCGACTGGGACGATTACCATTGAAGTTGGGCTCTCGATCGACAGGTTCTGCTCCATTCTGAAGTTGCAGCTTACGCAGACAACGCGGACACAACACCAGGCGTGTGATCAAAAAAACGACCCTCGGAAGTGTGCACAAATCGCGTGCCCAGCGCTGGATACCAATCCTCCAGCAAGAGATCAATGTGATCCACCACAAGAGCCAGCAATTTGGCCACCTGCGACATTTGTGGCTGCAGCTCAGCGAGAAGTTGTCGTTCCCCTGCATCCAACTCTTGATAAATGCTCACATTGAATAGGGGGGAAAGTAGACGTCCAAAATACTCGAAGAGCAAAGATTCACATCACTCCAAATGCCATCCAGCTTGAGCTTGAAGCGATTGCTGGCGGTGCGAAAAGGCTGCGTGCGCTCAGTACTTTGGAAAGGCACCTCCCAGATACGAAATATGAGGATGGGGCCATAGTAAAGCGCCACGCCCGTCTGCCAAAGATTCCACTGTGTATCCTGCTCCAGCGAGCCGCGCAAATCAAAGTCCAAATATTTCTGtaataagaaacaaaattaGTTATAAAGTTTTGGGTAAGAGAAactgttttaaatttatattcatcaAATAAGCATGTATTAAACTGAATATCATAGCCTTAGACTCACATCTTGTGCAGCAACGTAGACACCACGTATGGCCTCAATGATCTGCTCATCGGCAAGCACTCGCGTGATCAAACGCGACCAGAAGCCCGAGGGAAAGTAAGTCATCAAAAGCATGCGACGCAAGCCTTGGCTGGGCAAACCTCCCGCAGTTGATGGCGTGCGTGGCGAGTGCTGCTCATAGATCAGTTTATTCAGATTTAATTCCTGCGACACCGAGCAACCCAAATTGTGACTACGTCCACGCACGCGCTGTAGAAGTTTCACCGTAGTGCCATCATTATAGGTAGCCGCCTcctgcagcggcagcaatgAGGGGAATGAGCAAGGTACGCGAATCCCAAGTCAAGGCAACCTCAAACTTGTTGAGCAAGCTGACTATATAACtgcaaaaaaatagtttttaataaatgagtCTTTCACATAATTTTAACTACCACTAACCTGCGATTGCCATTGCCCTGGGCATGCACACTGCgaaacagcagctgcagatcATCTAGCTTCATCACGCCCGTAGGTGCAAATGGATTAATCTCACGCACCGTCACAACATGCGCCAGCATATCGCACAGCCACTGGGGATCGAGGAAATAGTAATCCCTGAGTGTGGCATCATCATAGTGCAAGAGTATGCCGTTGTCATGACACCACGTCGTCGCCTGCTGCAACTCGGCAGCATCCCCCGGAAACTCTTATAATTATGCAGTCGCATTTGTTCGGTGACGATACTGCGATACTGCTCTGCATCGAGCACAGGATCACGTCCAGCCGCACGCAAATTGCAGGCAATCACATTCACAATATCCTCCAGAGCAATGTAACTGGCGGGAATCTTTTGCAGCAACATGGGCTCCTTGGAACCCGGCGAACGCAGTTGCATAGCCGTGTCGTAGATTATGTTGGCCAGCAAATGGATGTTGTGCATCGTGCTGGGAAAGAAAAGAGATGAGAcattacaacaaaatatcaCTCAACTATCAACACTACTTAAAACTATATGCGATCACTCTTCGATAAGCTAAATTAATACGAAAAACTACTATTTCAAAATAAGCAACAAAGTTTGGCAGACTCACCGACAGCTGATCTCAATGGAATCAATGACGCGCGGTAATCCAATCTTCTCGGCATCCGGAATCGCTATGAACTTTTCACGTAtcaactgctgcagctgctccgcTTGTTGCGCTGAGATGGACTCACCCACCGTATCGAAATGTGTGCCCACAATGAGCACTGGCGAATTAGGTGCTCTTGCTTGAATGTTGCCCAACCACTGCAGCAACTCCGCCAGGCCTTTGTGGCCATCACTAATGCGCCACAGCACTAGATACAAACTGCGTTTGGACAGAAAGTATTGATGCGTGGCATAATACTCTTTCTGGCCGCCAAAATCCCAGGTGCGAAACACAATCGCTTGACAGCCCGTCGCGCGTTTCCGTTTCTCACAGATCCAGGTGCCAATATCGACGCCCACCGTGGAGATATTTGCGCGTCGCTGTGAACGCGATGTGCTGCGCGAGTGTCCCATGCGTTTGGCCCAATGATTCTCATTGGCACGAGAACGATGTGCGCTGGCGCTACTCGAGCCG
Coding sequences:
- the LOC133839445 gene encoding LOW QUALITY PROTEIN: leucine-rich repeat serine/threonine-protein kinase 1 (The sequence of the model RefSeq protein was modified relative to this genomic sequence to represent the inferred CDS: deleted 6 bases in 4 codons), translating into MSWKFVGQPKAGTETALEACDYFVDEVIEVSGGRDAREEVRQIKHGELRAAVSAGDERTVRVLLEALGRERQIIVNMAPAGANTLLFLACQSGFESITQRLLDAGADGRSHAVTKYSPLYAAVHNGHYGIAKLMLDRFPELIQQATVERWLPLHAACINGHIKLLELIIGFAYPDYLYQTYRDEEGQWEWRLPFDANAQDVTGQTSLYIASLLGNKQLLGVLLKWQLRCRRTISVEDGSSSTTSATAGQSTPITPTRKRISFGIQAIMSKLHISGEGDTLEAQTLPAEQESQRCPIHINLLCGAARETALLAAVRGGHLDVAQALLQHGANPNIVAKPVEDHNDPKCSEEIYGLSNVPIAEACKQRSLAMLDLLLKFGARDDNGTAISVAIASEDEALLSRLLARRVHPDSDYKINKKGLPTPLEVNVFLPSASNISYSAMFPNVPTIIDWHSLSMNVQLPFVRCEWLVSGVLQLNPKLTSHPRLNEVALTAITRIDFSHNVLTSIPPELFNLVSLKYLNVAQNKITELPAPLAKSYNCPVLDELFLQDNQLTSLPAAIFQLPALTILDISNNKLQQLPFDMWRAPKLRELNVAFNLLRELPVPPMQTSGSLLSLDKLQLLQSFDEPSSNKPHTLCQQTLTHRNLWSTTLDITDNDLKWQQEQEQEQEQAAIDGKAPPHGASQLSSLNIANNLFTSIPAALPCLAVNLTRLNMSYNSLRSMGHVTSYPATLKQLDLSHNEISCWPSLPRITDSDPNLLCYSYVQLPEGSSDEPIYKTPAKGSSCSFRASVLKSVCRHRRHLRLEALRTLILADNLLTRIQLSTDDATTLFNESEDADWSVVGVNKSKVIFPNLSMLDMTNNCLKEIPASLHELSSLSVLNISGNVQITELPPHLGLLSRLWNLNTRGCLLQEPLRSMIESKKHKTMDIVGYLKSIYEDAQPYARMKLMVVGSCGIGKTTLLDLLRQGVGSGSSSASAHRSRANENHWAKRMGHSRSTSRSQRRANISTVGVDIGTWICEKRKRATGCQAIVFRTWDFGGQKEYYATHQYFLSKRSLYLVLWRISDGHKGLAELLQWLGNIQARAPNSPVLIVGTHFDTVGESISAQQAEQLQQLIREKFIAIPDAEKIGLPRVIDSIEISCRTMHNIHLLANIIYDTAMQLRSPGSKEPMLLQKIPASYIALEDIVNVIACNLRAAGRDPVLDAEQYRSIVTEQMRLHNYKSFRDAAELQQATTWCHDNGILLHYDDATLRDYYFLDPQWLCDMLAHVVTVREINPFAPTGVMKLDDLQLLFRSVHAQGNGNRSYIVSLLNKFEVALTWDSRTLLIPSLLPLQEAATYNDGTTVKLLQRVRGRSHNLGCSVSQELNLNKLIYEQHSPRTPSTAGGLPSQGLRRMLLMTYFPSGFWSRLITRVLADEQIIEAIRGVYVAAQDKYLDFDLRGSLEQDTQWNLWQTGVALYYGPILIFRIWEVPFQSTERTQPFRTASNRFKLKLDGIWSDVNLCSSSILDVYFPLFNVSIYQELDAGERQLLAELQPQMSQVAKLLALVVDHIDLLLEDWYPALGTRFVHTSEGRFLITRLVLCPRCLRKLQLQNGAEPVDREPNFNGNRPSRSSKRGPYFLHGVGDPGDDGALNVFSAYLNATASRERHSADSLGAGSDADSGVGPDSAFSSRNTSIDGHPAYASHHLPDNSNVCYAWMVEECILSVYNQSKLSCPVHLEQSMAQLAPDVIFADIPDKHTIATECIIKGSLLGRGAFGFVFKASCKLRGARAFRSVAMKMLQPVPPGARAKESALMAYKVALGKWDRDPLQHSCKAYCTARQELAVLLTLKHPNIVPLVGICIKPLALVLELAPLGGLDALLRQYRRSGAHMGPHTFQMLVVQAARAIEYLHRRRIIYRDLKSENVLVWELPQPHSEDSPRNQVHIKIADYGISRQTAAGLSAKGFGGTEGFMAPEIIRFNGEEEYTEKVDCFSFGMFIYENISLRQPFEGHESIKECILEGSRPALTQRETQFPTCCLDLMVLCWHEQPRRRPSASQIVSILSAPECIHLLDVVALPHSDKIVCGAFQLLTAGLEEDRSGLELWLPAFGSRIDILDVSPTGSLLQCSSISCAPQPQVAAPKTPENSATSRARSAQRIPKVNMLCCCLVGEAIWMGDVSGNLHAYSTTSYAHLFSYMLDPAIKSAVISLVYMEGIARVAVGLHNGRVFLVDASRMPSNCAFAEGSFVLTEICSGFVLHASCSVLIDGVYELWCGEIAGKINVFPVNEAGVCGHQALCHSEEPNLIEDVKVSRLCSNDSHVFSCLYPGCMVYQWGAASKRIENKLDCSKLLPCSESLQSIAIDEHVNLIKCQISALAAHNTELYIGTTWGCLIVAELQTLRPISVFRPYENEIKAIITMRNAGVPLIATLGRRYRSLISRYVDTAESTSRSAGSVVSTPTHGAAKSVPPADVDNHIHCLLWRAKHWT